The Sylvia atricapilla isolate bSylAtr1 chromosome 13, bSylAtr1.pri, whole genome shotgun sequence genome includes a region encoding these proteins:
- the USP8 gene encoding ubiquitin carboxyl-terminal hydrolase 8 isoform X1: MPAVASVPKELYLSTSLKDLNKKTEVKPEKTSTKSYVQSALKIFKAAEESRLDGDEEKAYILYMKYVAVYNLIRKRPDFKQQQDYFHSILGPTNLKKALDEAEILSDSLKLRYEEAEVRKKLEERDRQELQKKQEPKDDGKSSAKNSSESAVDSKGKSQRINGETKHSLEKKDQPDSLSGAVTPEKLFAMMSDKNTELLIMDARKLKDYQESCIPKSISVPEEAIRPGDTAYLIETRLPEDSKDSWKRRGQFHYVILLDWFSSAEDLKLGTTLQSLKDALFKWESKTILQNEPLILEGGYENWLLCFPQYTTNARVTPPQHGRTETVTVSLDFTYPTLEEAAPMPPVVAESEEIGDNLEERLKSLNRPNIHDAAVPKSDSSFVVNPMSVTRSIPEVDRSKKPSLKILDDNRAKPPSTVSDSQSGENGRMVPDRSTKPVRDVRSTLTEEEKSRVHAETAALLEKNRREKELRERQQQEQKERLKREEEEQEQKEQERKAKEELKEKEHKEKLQQSKEDREQKERDEQIKREQEGKEQERAHREAIEAKKQSKNEPENIGAKRIEIDKISMEEREKGTRTPETQKRALGDASQTFGTVPGKQTGVKGQPDSGAQKPGPLREDSEQDTERLKSQREPLMRARSEEMGRIVPGLPAGWVKFLDDITGTYRYYHSPTNTVQMYPPEMAPPATPPSTPPTRKAKPKVTVEREREHSKLKRSYSSPDITQAIQEEDKKRIPVTPAVNRDNKPACYTKAEISRLSASQIRNLNPVFGGSGPALTGLRNLGNTCYMNSILQCLCNAPHLAEYFNRNLYQADINRSNFLGHKGEVAEEFGVIMKALWAGQYKYISPKDFKITIGKINDQFAGYSQQDSQELLLFLMDGLHEDLNKADNRKRYKEENNDHLDDSSAAEIAWHKHKQLNESIIVALFQGQFKSTVQCLTCHKRSRTFEAFMYLSLPLASSSKCTLQECLRLFSKEEKLTDNNRFYCSHCKTRRDSSKKIEIWKLPPVLLVHLKRFSYDGRWKQKLQTSVDFPLETLDLSQYVIGPKTSLKRYNLFSVSNHYGGLDGGHYTAYCKNASKQRWFKFDDHEVSEISASSVKSSAAYILFYTSYEQRAVDMAT; this comes from the exons ATGCCTGCTGTAGCATCTGTACCTAAGGAGCTATACCTCTCTACTTCATTGAAAGATCTCAACAAGAAGACAGAAGTAAAACCTGAAAAGACCAGTACAAAAAG TTATGTGCAGAGTGCTCTTAAGATTTtcaaggcagcagaggaaagcagactggatggagatgaagaaaaagcttATATCCTATATATGAAATATGTGGCTGTTTATAACCTGATTAGAAAGAGACCTGATTTTAAGCAGCAACAG GATTATTTTCATTCAATTCTGGGAcctacaaatttaaaaaaagctcttgATGAAGCTGAAATACTGTCAGACAGCCTTAAACTCAG GTACGAGGAAGCTGAAGTTCGGAAAAAACTTGAAGAGAGAGACAGacaagagctgcagaaaaagcaagaaCCAAAAGATGATGGAAAGAGCTCAGCCAAAAACTCCTCAGAAAGTGCTGTGGATTCCAAAGGAAAAAGCCAAAGG ATTAATGGTGAGACAAAGcattcactggaaaaaaaggatCAGCCTGATAGCCTGAGCG GAGCAGTCACACCTGAGAAGCTGTTTGCAATGATGTCAGACAAAAACACTGAATTGCTTATAATGGATGCTCGGAAATTGAAGGATTATCAGGAATCCTGTATTCCAAAGTCAATCAGCGTCCCAGAAGAAGCTATCCGTCCTGG aGATACTGCTTATCTGATTGAAACTAGACTCCCAGAGGATTCTAAAGATTCATGGAAGAGGAGAGGACAGTTCCATTATGTTATACTGCTAGACTGGTTCAGTTCTGCTGAAGACTTAAAGCTGGGAACAACTCTTCAGAGCCTGAAAGATGCACTTTTTAAG TGGGAAAGCAAAACCATCCTGCAGAATGAACCTCTAATTTTAGAGGGAGGTTATGAAAACTGGCTCCTTTGTTTTCCCCAGTATACAACAAATGCTAGAGTAACTCCACCCCAGCATGGCAGGACTGAAACAGTGACTGTTTCTT TGGATTTTACATATCCAACTCTGGAAGAGGCAGCTCCTATGCCACCTGTTGTTGCTGAAAGTGAAGAAATTGGAGATAATTTGGAAGAGAGACTAAAATCACTTAACAGACCAAACATACATGATGCTGCTGTTCCAAAATCTGACAGTTCCTTTGTAGTTAATCCAATGTCAGTTACAAGAAGTATCCCTGAG GTGGATCGTTCTAAAAAGCCTTCACTAAAAATACTTGATGATAACAGAGCAAAACCTCCAAGTACAGTCAGTGACAGCCAGTCTGGTGAGAATGGAAGAATGGTTCCAGACCGCTCCACGAAGCCCGTGCGTGATGTGAGGAGCACTCtgacagaagaggaaaaaagtcgGGTCCATGCGGAAACTGCTGCTCTGCTAGAGaaaaacaggagggaaaaggaactGCGGGAGAGGCAACAACAGGAACAGAAAGAGAGGCtcaaaagagaagaagaagaacaagaacaaaaagaacaagaacgaaaggcaaaagaagaactgaaggaaaaggaacacaaagaaaagctgcagcaatCAAAAGAGGACAGAGAGCAGAAGGAGAGGgatgaacaaataaaaagagaacaggagggaaaggaacaagaaagagcacacagagaagcaatagaagcaaaaaagcaaagtaaaaatgAACCAGAAAATATTGGTGCAAAAAGGATTGAGATTGACAAAATATCCatggaagaaagagagaagggaacTCGAACACCAGAAACACAGAAACGGGCACTGGGTGATGCATCTCAGACCTTTGGTACTGTTCCAGGCAAG CAAACGGGGGTTAAAGGACAACCAGACAGTGGAGCTCAAAAGCCAGGACCCCTTAGAGAGGATTCTGAACAAGATACTGAAAGACTTAAA TCCCAGCGGGAGCCATTAATGAGAGCACGAAGTGAGGAAATGGGAAGGATAgtcccagggctgcctgcaggTTGGGTAAAG ttcCTAGATGACATCACTGGAACCTACCGTTACTATCACTCACCAACAAACACTGTCCAGATGTACCCACCAGAAATGGCTCCTCCAGCCACTCCTCCATCAACCCCTCCAACTCGGAAAGCCAAGCCAAAGGTGACTGTGGAACGGGAGAGAGAACACTCCAAGCTGAAACGCTCCTACTCATCCCCAGATATAACCCAAGCCATTCAGGAGGAGGACAAGAAAAGAATTCCTGTAACTCCTGCAGTCAATCGTGACAATAA ACCTGCCTGTTACACGAAAGCAGAAATTTCCAGGCTCTCTGCATCACAGATTCGAAATCTTAATCCTGTGTTTGGGGGATCGGGACCAGCTCTGACAGGACTTCGTAACCTAGGGAACACTTGCTACATGAATTCCATATTACAGTGTCTGTGCAATGCGCCTCACCTGGCTGAGTATTTCAACAGAAACTTGTATCAAGCTGATATTAACAG GTCAAATTTCCTGGGACATAAAGGTGAAGTGGCTGAAGAGTTTGGTGTAATAATGAAAGCTTTATGGGCAGGACAGTATAAATATATCAGTCCAAAAGACTTCAAAATTACAATTGGGAAGATTAATGACCAATTTGCAGGATATAGCCAACAGGACTCCCAAGAATTGCTTCTCTTTCTAATGGATGGCTTGCATGAAGACCTAAATAAA GCTGACAACAGGAAAagatacaaggaagaaaataacGATCACCTTGATGACTCAAGTGCAGCAGAAATAGCCTGGCACAAACACAAGCAGCTCAACGAGTCCATTATTGTGGCACTCTTCCAAGGGCAGTTCAAATCCACTGTGCAGTGTCTGACGTGTCACAAGAGGTCCCGAACCTTCGAGGCTTTCATGTATCTGTCGTTGCCACTTGCATCCTCCAGTAAATGCACTCTGCAG gAATGCCTTAGATTGTTctccaaagaagaaaagctcaCTGATAACAATAGATTTTACTGTAGCCATTGCAAAACTCGAAGGGATTCTTcgaaaaaaatagaaatttggaAATTACCACCTGTCCTTCTTGTGCATTTGAAACG ATTTTCCTATGATGGAAGATGGAAACAAAAGCTTCAAACTTCAGTAGATTTTCCACTGGAAACTCTTGACCTCTCACAGTATGTTATTGGTCCAAAGACTTCCTTGAAGAGATACAATCTATTCTCAGTATCG AATCATTACGGTGGGCTGGACGGGGGGCACTACACAGCCTACTGCAAAAATGCTTCAAAGCAGCGCTGGTTTAAGTTTGATGACCATGAAGTGTCTGAGATCTCAGCGTCCTCGGTGAAGTCCTCAGCTGCTTACATTCTCTTTTATACTTCCTATGAACAGCGAGCAGTAGATATGGCCACGTAA
- the USP8 gene encoding ubiquitin carboxyl-terminal hydrolase 8 isoform X3, translating to MPAVASVPKELYLSTSLKDLNKKTEVKPEKTSTKSYVQSALKIFKAAEESRLDGDEEKAYILYMKYVAVYNLIRKRPDFKQQQDYFHSILGPTNLKKALDEAEILSDSLKLRYEEAEVRKKLEERDRQELQKKQEPKDDGKSSAKNSSESAVDSKGKSQRINGETKHSLEKKDQPDSLSGAVTPEKLFAMMSDKNTELLIMDARKLKDYQESCIPKSISVPEEAIRPGDTAYLIETRLPEDSKDSWKRRGQFHYVILLDWFSSAEDLKLGTTLQSLKDALFKWESKTILQNEPLILEGGYENWLLCFPQYTTNARVTPPQHGRTETVTVSLDFTYPTLEEAAPMPPVVAESEEIGDNLEERLKSLNRPNIHDAAVPKSDSSFVVNPMSVTRSIPEVDRSKKPSLKILDDNRAKPPSTVSDSQSGENGRMVPDRSTKPVRDVRSTLTEEEKSRVHAETAALLEKNRREKELRERQQQEQKERLKREEEEQEQKEQERKAKEELKEKEHKEKLQQSKEDREQKERDEQIKREQEGKEQERAHREAIEAKKQSKNEPENIGAKRIEIDKISMEEREKGTRTPETQKRALGDASQTFGTVPGKQTGVKGQPDSGAQKPGPLREDSEQDTERLKSQREPLMRARSEEMGRIVPGLPAGWVKFLDDITGTYRYYHSPTNTVQMYPPEMAPPATPPSTPPTRKAKPKVTVEREREHSKLKRSYSSPDITQAIQEEDKKRIPVTPAVNRDNKPACYTKAEISRLSASQIRNLNPVFGGSGPALTGLRNLGNTCYMNSILQCLCNAPHLAEYFNRNLYQADINRSNFLGHKGEVAEEFGVIMKALWAGQYKYISPKDFKITIGKINDQFAGYSQQDSQELLLFLMDGLHEDLNKADNRKRYKEENNDHLDDSSAAEIAWHKHKQLNESIIVALFQGQFKSTVQCLTCHKRSRTFEAFMYLSLPLASSSKCTLQECLRLFSKEEKLTDNNRFYCSHCKTRRDSSKKIEIWKLPPVLLVHLKRFSYDGRWKQKLQTSVDFPLETLDLSQYVIGPKTSLKRYNLFSVSVLPYSVLTFKD from the exons ATGCCTGCTGTAGCATCTGTACCTAAGGAGCTATACCTCTCTACTTCATTGAAAGATCTCAACAAGAAGACAGAAGTAAAACCTGAAAAGACCAGTACAAAAAG TTATGTGCAGAGTGCTCTTAAGATTTtcaaggcagcagaggaaagcagactggatggagatgaagaaaaagcttATATCCTATATATGAAATATGTGGCTGTTTATAACCTGATTAGAAAGAGACCTGATTTTAAGCAGCAACAG GATTATTTTCATTCAATTCTGGGAcctacaaatttaaaaaaagctcttgATGAAGCTGAAATACTGTCAGACAGCCTTAAACTCAG GTACGAGGAAGCTGAAGTTCGGAAAAAACTTGAAGAGAGAGACAGacaagagctgcagaaaaagcaagaaCCAAAAGATGATGGAAAGAGCTCAGCCAAAAACTCCTCAGAAAGTGCTGTGGATTCCAAAGGAAAAAGCCAAAGG ATTAATGGTGAGACAAAGcattcactggaaaaaaaggatCAGCCTGATAGCCTGAGCG GAGCAGTCACACCTGAGAAGCTGTTTGCAATGATGTCAGACAAAAACACTGAATTGCTTATAATGGATGCTCGGAAATTGAAGGATTATCAGGAATCCTGTATTCCAAAGTCAATCAGCGTCCCAGAAGAAGCTATCCGTCCTGG aGATACTGCTTATCTGATTGAAACTAGACTCCCAGAGGATTCTAAAGATTCATGGAAGAGGAGAGGACAGTTCCATTATGTTATACTGCTAGACTGGTTCAGTTCTGCTGAAGACTTAAAGCTGGGAACAACTCTTCAGAGCCTGAAAGATGCACTTTTTAAG TGGGAAAGCAAAACCATCCTGCAGAATGAACCTCTAATTTTAGAGGGAGGTTATGAAAACTGGCTCCTTTGTTTTCCCCAGTATACAACAAATGCTAGAGTAACTCCACCCCAGCATGGCAGGACTGAAACAGTGACTGTTTCTT TGGATTTTACATATCCAACTCTGGAAGAGGCAGCTCCTATGCCACCTGTTGTTGCTGAAAGTGAAGAAATTGGAGATAATTTGGAAGAGAGACTAAAATCACTTAACAGACCAAACATACATGATGCTGCTGTTCCAAAATCTGACAGTTCCTTTGTAGTTAATCCAATGTCAGTTACAAGAAGTATCCCTGAG GTGGATCGTTCTAAAAAGCCTTCACTAAAAATACTTGATGATAACAGAGCAAAACCTCCAAGTACAGTCAGTGACAGCCAGTCTGGTGAGAATGGAAGAATGGTTCCAGACCGCTCCACGAAGCCCGTGCGTGATGTGAGGAGCACTCtgacagaagaggaaaaaagtcgGGTCCATGCGGAAACTGCTGCTCTGCTAGAGaaaaacaggagggaaaaggaactGCGGGAGAGGCAACAACAGGAACAGAAAGAGAGGCtcaaaagagaagaagaagaacaagaacaaaaagaacaagaacgaaaggcaaaagaagaactgaaggaaaaggaacacaaagaaaagctgcagcaatCAAAAGAGGACAGAGAGCAGAAGGAGAGGgatgaacaaataaaaagagaacaggagggaaaggaacaagaaagagcacacagagaagcaatagaagcaaaaaagcaaagtaaaaatgAACCAGAAAATATTGGTGCAAAAAGGATTGAGATTGACAAAATATCCatggaagaaagagagaagggaacTCGAACACCAGAAACACAGAAACGGGCACTGGGTGATGCATCTCAGACCTTTGGTACTGTTCCAGGCAAG CAAACGGGGGTTAAAGGACAACCAGACAGTGGAGCTCAAAAGCCAGGACCCCTTAGAGAGGATTCTGAACAAGATACTGAAAGACTTAAA TCCCAGCGGGAGCCATTAATGAGAGCACGAAGTGAGGAAATGGGAAGGATAgtcccagggctgcctgcaggTTGGGTAAAG ttcCTAGATGACATCACTGGAACCTACCGTTACTATCACTCACCAACAAACACTGTCCAGATGTACCCACCAGAAATGGCTCCTCCAGCCACTCCTCCATCAACCCCTCCAACTCGGAAAGCCAAGCCAAAGGTGACTGTGGAACGGGAGAGAGAACACTCCAAGCTGAAACGCTCCTACTCATCCCCAGATATAACCCAAGCCATTCAGGAGGAGGACAAGAAAAGAATTCCTGTAACTCCTGCAGTCAATCGTGACAATAA ACCTGCCTGTTACACGAAAGCAGAAATTTCCAGGCTCTCTGCATCACAGATTCGAAATCTTAATCCTGTGTTTGGGGGATCGGGACCAGCTCTGACAGGACTTCGTAACCTAGGGAACACTTGCTACATGAATTCCATATTACAGTGTCTGTGCAATGCGCCTCACCTGGCTGAGTATTTCAACAGAAACTTGTATCAAGCTGATATTAACAG GTCAAATTTCCTGGGACATAAAGGTGAAGTGGCTGAAGAGTTTGGTGTAATAATGAAAGCTTTATGGGCAGGACAGTATAAATATATCAGTCCAAAAGACTTCAAAATTACAATTGGGAAGATTAATGACCAATTTGCAGGATATAGCCAACAGGACTCCCAAGAATTGCTTCTCTTTCTAATGGATGGCTTGCATGAAGACCTAAATAAA GCTGACAACAGGAAAagatacaaggaagaaaataacGATCACCTTGATGACTCAAGTGCAGCAGAAATAGCCTGGCACAAACACAAGCAGCTCAACGAGTCCATTATTGTGGCACTCTTCCAAGGGCAGTTCAAATCCACTGTGCAGTGTCTGACGTGTCACAAGAGGTCCCGAACCTTCGAGGCTTTCATGTATCTGTCGTTGCCACTTGCATCCTCCAGTAAATGCACTCTGCAG gAATGCCTTAGATTGTTctccaaagaagaaaagctcaCTGATAACAATAGATTTTACTGTAGCCATTGCAAAACTCGAAGGGATTCTTcgaaaaaaatagaaatttggaAATTACCACCTGTCCTTCTTGTGCATTTGAAACG ATTTTCCTATGATGGAAGATGGAAACAAAAGCTTCAAACTTCAGTAGATTTTCCACTGGAAACTCTTGACCTCTCACAGTATGTTATTGGTCCAAAGACTTCCTTGAAGAGATACAATCTATTCTCAGTATCG GTGCTGCCCTACTCAGTGTTGACTTTCAAGGACTAA
- the USP8 gene encoding ubiquitin carboxyl-terminal hydrolase 8 isoform X2, whose product MPAVASVPKELYLSTSLKDLNKKTEVKPEKTSTKSYVQSALKIFKAAEESRLDGDEEKAYILYMKYVAVYNLIRKRPDFKQQQDYFHSILGPTNLKKALDEAEILSDSLKLRYEEAEVRKKLEERDRQELQKKQEPKDDGKSSAKNSSESAVDSKGKSQRINGETKHSLEKKDQPDSLSGAVTPEKLFAMMSDKNTELLIMDARKLKDYQESCIPKSISVPEEAIRPGDTAYLIETRLPEDSKDSWKRRGQFHYVILLDWFSSAEDLKLGTTLQSLKDALFKWESKTILQNEPLILEGGYENWLLCFPQYTTNARVTPPQHGRTETVTVSLDFTYPTLEEAAPMPPVVAESEEIGDNLEERLKSLNRPNIHDAAVPKSDSSFVVNPMSVTRSIPEVDRSKKPSLKILDDNRAKPPSTVSDSQSGENGRMVPDRSTKPVRDVRSTLTEEEKSRVHAETAALLEKNRREKELRERQQQEQKERLKREEEEQEQKEQERKAKEELKEKEHKEKLQQSKEDREQKERDEQIKREQEGKEQERAHREAIEAKKQSKNEPENIGAKRIEIDKISMEEREKGTRTPETQKRALGDASQTFGTVPGKSQREPLMRARSEEMGRIVPGLPAGWVKFLDDITGTYRYYHSPTNTVQMYPPEMAPPATPPSTPPTRKAKPKVTVEREREHSKLKRSYSSPDITQAIQEEDKKRIPVTPAVNRDNKPACYTKAEISRLSASQIRNLNPVFGGSGPALTGLRNLGNTCYMNSILQCLCNAPHLAEYFNRNLYQADINRSNFLGHKGEVAEEFGVIMKALWAGQYKYISPKDFKITIGKINDQFAGYSQQDSQELLLFLMDGLHEDLNKADNRKRYKEENNDHLDDSSAAEIAWHKHKQLNESIIVALFQGQFKSTVQCLTCHKRSRTFEAFMYLSLPLASSSKCTLQECLRLFSKEEKLTDNNRFYCSHCKTRRDSSKKIEIWKLPPVLLVHLKRFSYDGRWKQKLQTSVDFPLETLDLSQYVIGPKTSLKRYNLFSVSNHYGGLDGGHYTAYCKNASKQRWFKFDDHEVSEISASSVKSSAAYILFYTSYEQRAVDMAT is encoded by the exons ATGCCTGCTGTAGCATCTGTACCTAAGGAGCTATACCTCTCTACTTCATTGAAAGATCTCAACAAGAAGACAGAAGTAAAACCTGAAAAGACCAGTACAAAAAG TTATGTGCAGAGTGCTCTTAAGATTTtcaaggcagcagaggaaagcagactggatggagatgaagaaaaagcttATATCCTATATATGAAATATGTGGCTGTTTATAACCTGATTAGAAAGAGACCTGATTTTAAGCAGCAACAG GATTATTTTCATTCAATTCTGGGAcctacaaatttaaaaaaagctcttgATGAAGCTGAAATACTGTCAGACAGCCTTAAACTCAG GTACGAGGAAGCTGAAGTTCGGAAAAAACTTGAAGAGAGAGACAGacaagagctgcagaaaaagcaagaaCCAAAAGATGATGGAAAGAGCTCAGCCAAAAACTCCTCAGAAAGTGCTGTGGATTCCAAAGGAAAAAGCCAAAGG ATTAATGGTGAGACAAAGcattcactggaaaaaaaggatCAGCCTGATAGCCTGAGCG GAGCAGTCACACCTGAGAAGCTGTTTGCAATGATGTCAGACAAAAACACTGAATTGCTTATAATGGATGCTCGGAAATTGAAGGATTATCAGGAATCCTGTATTCCAAAGTCAATCAGCGTCCCAGAAGAAGCTATCCGTCCTGG aGATACTGCTTATCTGATTGAAACTAGACTCCCAGAGGATTCTAAAGATTCATGGAAGAGGAGAGGACAGTTCCATTATGTTATACTGCTAGACTGGTTCAGTTCTGCTGAAGACTTAAAGCTGGGAACAACTCTTCAGAGCCTGAAAGATGCACTTTTTAAG TGGGAAAGCAAAACCATCCTGCAGAATGAACCTCTAATTTTAGAGGGAGGTTATGAAAACTGGCTCCTTTGTTTTCCCCAGTATACAACAAATGCTAGAGTAACTCCACCCCAGCATGGCAGGACTGAAACAGTGACTGTTTCTT TGGATTTTACATATCCAACTCTGGAAGAGGCAGCTCCTATGCCACCTGTTGTTGCTGAAAGTGAAGAAATTGGAGATAATTTGGAAGAGAGACTAAAATCACTTAACAGACCAAACATACATGATGCTGCTGTTCCAAAATCTGACAGTTCCTTTGTAGTTAATCCAATGTCAGTTACAAGAAGTATCCCTGAG GTGGATCGTTCTAAAAAGCCTTCACTAAAAATACTTGATGATAACAGAGCAAAACCTCCAAGTACAGTCAGTGACAGCCAGTCTGGTGAGAATGGAAGAATGGTTCCAGACCGCTCCACGAAGCCCGTGCGTGATGTGAGGAGCACTCtgacagaagaggaaaaaagtcgGGTCCATGCGGAAACTGCTGCTCTGCTAGAGaaaaacaggagggaaaaggaactGCGGGAGAGGCAACAACAGGAACAGAAAGAGAGGCtcaaaagagaagaagaagaacaagaacaaaaagaacaagaacgaaaggcaaaagaagaactgaaggaaaaggaacacaaagaaaagctgcagcaatCAAAAGAGGACAGAGAGCAGAAGGAGAGGgatgaacaaataaaaagagaacaggagggaaaggaacaagaaagagcacacagagaagcaatagaagcaaaaaagcaaagtaaaaatgAACCAGAAAATATTGGTGCAAAAAGGATTGAGATTGACAAAATATCCatggaagaaagagagaagggaacTCGAACACCAGAAACACAGAAACGGGCACTGGGTGATGCATCTCAGACCTTTGGTACTGTTCCAGGCAAG TCCCAGCGGGAGCCATTAATGAGAGCACGAAGTGAGGAAATGGGAAGGATAgtcccagggctgcctgcaggTTGGGTAAAG ttcCTAGATGACATCACTGGAACCTACCGTTACTATCACTCACCAACAAACACTGTCCAGATGTACCCACCAGAAATGGCTCCTCCAGCCACTCCTCCATCAACCCCTCCAACTCGGAAAGCCAAGCCAAAGGTGACTGTGGAACGGGAGAGAGAACACTCCAAGCTGAAACGCTCCTACTCATCCCCAGATATAACCCAAGCCATTCAGGAGGAGGACAAGAAAAGAATTCCTGTAACTCCTGCAGTCAATCGTGACAATAA ACCTGCCTGTTACACGAAAGCAGAAATTTCCAGGCTCTCTGCATCACAGATTCGAAATCTTAATCCTGTGTTTGGGGGATCGGGACCAGCTCTGACAGGACTTCGTAACCTAGGGAACACTTGCTACATGAATTCCATATTACAGTGTCTGTGCAATGCGCCTCACCTGGCTGAGTATTTCAACAGAAACTTGTATCAAGCTGATATTAACAG GTCAAATTTCCTGGGACATAAAGGTGAAGTGGCTGAAGAGTTTGGTGTAATAATGAAAGCTTTATGGGCAGGACAGTATAAATATATCAGTCCAAAAGACTTCAAAATTACAATTGGGAAGATTAATGACCAATTTGCAGGATATAGCCAACAGGACTCCCAAGAATTGCTTCTCTTTCTAATGGATGGCTTGCATGAAGACCTAAATAAA GCTGACAACAGGAAAagatacaaggaagaaaataacGATCACCTTGATGACTCAAGTGCAGCAGAAATAGCCTGGCACAAACACAAGCAGCTCAACGAGTCCATTATTGTGGCACTCTTCCAAGGGCAGTTCAAATCCACTGTGCAGTGTCTGACGTGTCACAAGAGGTCCCGAACCTTCGAGGCTTTCATGTATCTGTCGTTGCCACTTGCATCCTCCAGTAAATGCACTCTGCAG gAATGCCTTAGATTGTTctccaaagaagaaaagctcaCTGATAACAATAGATTTTACTGTAGCCATTGCAAAACTCGAAGGGATTCTTcgaaaaaaatagaaatttggaAATTACCACCTGTCCTTCTTGTGCATTTGAAACG ATTTTCCTATGATGGAAGATGGAAACAAAAGCTTCAAACTTCAGTAGATTTTCCACTGGAAACTCTTGACCTCTCACAGTATGTTATTGGTCCAAAGACTTCCTTGAAGAGATACAATCTATTCTCAGTATCG AATCATTACGGTGGGCTGGACGGGGGGCACTACACAGCCTACTGCAAAAATGCTTCAAAGCAGCGCTGGTTTAAGTTTGATGACCATGAAGTGTCTGAGATCTCAGCGTCCTCGGTGAAGTCCTCAGCTGCTTACATTCTCTTTTATACTTCCTATGAACAGCGAGCAGTAGATATGGCCACGTAA
- the USP50 gene encoding ubiquitin carboxyl-terminal hydrolase 50, protein MAWKWRYSPKEQLEAMSSLHPGLTGLQNLENTCYMNAVLQCLCSLTPLVQYFLSGRWNTALHEEIGESATAFGCLVSDMWLGEFDYVSPEAFHSIFEKRYPAFSRTTQHDAQEFLICVLDDLHEAFKEPSQERASPAAGASTRSLRGTSIITQLFEGQLSYAIRCLTCRALSDRPESFTILSLPIPSTRVCSLQDCLECFFQPDVLTRNNQIHCYWCGGNRDATVKASITKAPQIIIFHLKRFAWQDKHRRKLSTTVCYPFSDLDLSPYISPSCCNNTEYSLCAVVNHAGDLDYGHYTAFCKHSVTKHWYSFDDAQVTKIPDSAVQADTAYLLFYISQGY, encoded by the exons ATGGCATGGAAATGGAGGTATTCCCCCAAGGAACAGCTGGAGGCCATGAGCAGCCTGCACCCAGGGCTCACGGGGCTGCAGAACCTGGAGAACACGTGCTACATGAACGCCGTGCTGcagtgcctctgcagcctgaccCCCCTCGTGCAGTATTTCCTCTCGGGAAGGTGGAACACAGCCCTGCACGA GGAGATTGGCGAGTCGGCGACTGCCTTTGGCTGTTTAGTGTCCGACATGTGGCTTGGAGAGTTTGACTATGTTTCCCCTGAGGCTTTTCATTCCATCTTTGAGAAGCGGTACCCAGCTTTTAGCAGGACGACTCAACATGATGCACAGGAGTTCCTCATCTGTGTGCTGGATGACCTCCACGAGGCTTTCAAGGAG CCAAGCCAAGAAAGAGCAAGCCCTGCTGCGGGAGCAAGCACAAGGAGTTTGAGAGGCACATCTATTATAACACAGTTATTTGAGGGACAGCTCAGTTATGCTATCAGGTGTCTGACATGCAGAGCCCTCAGTGACAGACCCGAGAGCTTCACCATCCTCTCCTTGCCCATCCCTTCCACCAGAGTGTGCTCTCTGCAG GACTGCCTGGAATGCTTTTTTCAGCCAGACGTGCTGACCCGGAACAACCAAATCCACTGCTACTGGTGTGGAGGCAACCGAGATGCAACAGTGAAGGCCTCCATAACCAAGGCACCACAGATCATTATTTTTCATCTAAAGAG GTTTGCCTGGCAGGACAAGCACAGAAGGAAACTCTCAACCACTGTCTGCTATCCATTCAGTGATCTGGATCTCTCTCCCTACATCTCCCCATCATGTTGCAACAATACAGAATACAGTTTGTGTGCTGTAGTG AACCACGCTGGAGATCTGGATTATGGCCACTATACGGCCTTCTGCAAGCACTCAGTCACCAAACACTGGTACAGCTTTGATGATGCCCAGGTCACCAAGATCCCAGATTCTGCAGTGCAGGCTGACACAGCTTACCTCCTCTTCTACATCTCCCAAGGCTACTGA